One window from the genome of Chroococcidiopsis sp. TS-821 encodes:
- the nblS gene encoding two-component system sensor histidine kinase NblS, which translates to MLALLKKIREAIAHWWSEFTLQTKLMAAATLVVSLIMSGLTFWAVNTIQQDARLNDTRFGRDLGLLLASNVAPLIAENNLTEVAQFSQRFYSSTSSVRYMLYADESGKIFFGIPFWESEVQNSLTIERRIQLPEDYAANAELPMVRQHRTPDGVVTDVFVPLTHNGTYLGVLAIGTNPNPTVITSSNLTRDVTIAVFISIWVMVILGAVFNALYITKPIKELLVGVKNIAAGNFKQRIDLPVGGELKELIFSFNEMAERLERYEEQNIEELTAEKAKLETLVSTIADGAILLDTNMQVILVNPTARRMFGWDGAPVVGSNILHHLPPVLQMELTRPLYQLAAGERESAEFRVSLNQPTNRTIRILLTTVLDQYRESLKGIAMTVQDITREVELNEAKSQFISNVSHELRTPLFNIKTYIETLHDYGEELGEQQRREFLQTANNETDRLTRLVNDVLDLSRLESCRIYHFDAVDVAQAIDQTLRNYQLNAKDKGIELIQEIEPKLPPVLGNYDLLLQVFTNLVGNALKFTDAGGKVVIRAYLLDNPKKQSLPRLNSQPSPGKVRIEISDTGMGIDPEHQEKIFGRFFRVENRVHTLEGTGLGLSIVRNIIDKHHSSVHLVSEVGVGTTFWFDLAVFQEAILENPSSMTAADGN; encoded by the coding sequence ATGCTAGCTTTACTGAAGAAAATTCGAGAGGCGATCGCCCATTGGTGGTCAGAGTTCACGCTCCAGACTAAGCTAATGGCTGCTGCCACGTTGGTGGTTTCCTTAATTATGAGCGGTCTCACCTTTTGGGCGGTCAACACGATTCAACAAGATGCCCGTCTTAATGATACCCGCTTTGGTCGCGATCTCGGTCTATTGCTGGCATCGAATGTCGCCCCCTTAATTGCCGAAAATAACTTAACTGAGGTTGCCCAGTTCTCGCAACGCTTCTACAGCAGCACTTCTAGCGTCCGCTATATGCTGTATGCGGATGAATCGGGGAAAATCTTCTTTGGCATTCCCTTTTGGGAATCAGAAGTCCAAAATTCCCTGACAATCGAACGTCGCATTCAACTTCCCGAAGACTACGCCGCAAATGCTGAATTACCTATGGTGCGCCAGCATCGCACGCCCGATGGCGTTGTCACTGATGTTTTTGTTCCCTTGACGCACAACGGCACGTATCTAGGTGTCCTAGCAATCGGCACAAATCCCAATCCTACTGTCATCACTTCATCTAATCTCACGCGGGATGTCACGATCGCCGTGTTTATTTCTATTTGGGTGATGGTGATTCTCGGTGCAGTGTTCAACGCGCTATACATCACCAAACCAATCAAAGAACTTCTCGTAGGGGTCAAAAATATTGCCGCCGGAAATTTTAAGCAGCGGATTGACTTACCCGTCGGTGGCGAACTCAAAGAGTTAATTTTTAGCTTTAATGAAATGGCAGAGCGTTTAGAGCGCTATGAAGAACAGAATATCGAGGAATTAACCGCCGAGAAAGCGAAGCTTGAAACCCTTGTTTCGACAATTGCAGATGGTGCGATATTACTCGATACGAATATGCAGGTCATTTTAGTTAATCCTACAGCACGGCGGATGTTCGGCTGGGACGGTGCCCCTGTTGTTGGAAGTAACATTTTGCATCATCTGCCACCAGTACTCCAAATGGAGTTAACGCGACCTTTGTATCAACTTGCTGCAGGCGAACGCGAAAGTGCTGAATTTCGAGTTTCGCTCAATCAACCGACAAACCGCACGATTCGGATTCTATTGACGACTGTCCTCGACCAATATCGGGAAAGTCTTAAAGGAATTGCGATGACTGTGCAAGACATCACGCGCGAAGTTGAACTGAATGAAGCTAAAAGTCAGTTTATCAGTAACGTCTCGCACGAACTGCGAACGCCCTTATTTAATATCAAAACCTATATCGAAACTTTACACGACTACGGCGAAGAACTTGGCGAACAACAGCGCCGCGAATTCCTCCAAACAGCTAATAATGAGACGGATCGCCTGACGCGCCTTGTGAATGATGTTTTAGATTTGTCGCGCTTGGAATCGTGTCGTATCTATCATTTTGATGCGGTAGATGTAGCGCAAGCAATCGATCAAACGCTGCGTAACTATCAGTTAAACGCTAAAGATAAAGGAATCGAATTAATTCAGGAAATTGAGCCAAAATTACCTCCCGTACTTGGTAACTATGACTTGTTATTACAAGTGTTTACAAATCTGGTTGGTAACGCATTAAAATTTACAGACGCAGGCGGCAAAGTGGTGATTCGTGCTTATTTGCTAGACAATCCGAAAAAACAAAGCCTACCACGACTCAATTCACAACCATCGCCTGGAAAAGTTCGAATTGAGATTTCAGACACGGGTATGGGTATCGATCCTGAACATCAAGAGAAAATTTTTGGTCGCTTCTTCCGTGTCGAAAACCGCGTTCATACCCTAGAAGGGACAGGGCTTGGGCTATCAATTGTCAGAAATATTATCGACAAGCACCATAGCAGCGTACACTTAGTTAGTGAGGTTGGCGTCGGCACAACCTTCTGGTTCGACTTGGCAGTGTTTCAAGAAGCCATCTTAGAAAATCCGTCGAGCATGACAGCTGCGGATGGTAATTAG
- the purD gene encoding phosphoribosylamine--glycine ligase, protein MKVLVVGSGGREHALAWKLLRSPQVKQVYCAPGNGGTAILERCQNLPLSVEDFAGISEFARSHNIDLVVVGPEVPLALGITDNLQRLGIKVFGPTRAGAQIEASKAWAKALMQEAKIPTAKAAVFHHATAAKDYVNAQGAPIVVKADGLAAGKGVTVAETIAQAHKAIDAIFQGQFGKDEFVVIEECLTGQEASVLALTDGLTIRPLLPAQDHKRIGEGDTGENTGGMGVYAPTPVVTSELMVEIEAKVLQPAIATLKQKGIDYRGVLYAGLMIAPDGNFKVLEFNCRFGDPETQAILPLLETPLAELLLACVEQRLEQMPPIAWKSGASACVVLAAGGYPGSYEKGKVISGIDAAEALGANVFHAGTKLIQANEQNKLTTSHSPLATQLVTNGGRVLGVTGIGKNFEQAIALAYRGVDCIQFEKMYYRRDIGYRVKSKAVNF, encoded by the coding sequence GTGAAAGTTTTAGTTGTAGGTAGTGGAGGGCGCGAACACGCACTCGCCTGGAAATTGTTGCGATCGCCGCAAGTTAAACAAGTCTATTGTGCGCCTGGTAATGGAGGAACAGCCATTCTAGAACGCTGTCAGAACCTACCATTGAGCGTTGAAGACTTTGCTGGTATAAGTGAATTTGCGCGATCGCACAACATCGATCTTGTCGTTGTAGGACCTGAAGTGCCTTTAGCATTGGGAATTACAGATAACTTGCAACGCCTTGGCATTAAAGTCTTTGGTCCAACACGTGCTGGCGCCCAAATCGAAGCGAGTAAAGCTTGGGCAAAAGCCTTAATGCAAGAAGCCAAGATTCCCACCGCTAAAGCTGCGGTATTTCATCATGCAACCGCCGCTAAAGACTATGTCAACGCCCAAGGCGCGCCGATTGTGGTGAAAGCTGATGGTTTAGCCGCTGGAAAAGGAGTAACTGTCGCCGAAACGATAGCACAGGCTCACAAGGCAATTGATGCCATTTTTCAAGGGCAATTTGGTAAAGATGAATTTGTCGTTATCGAAGAATGCTTAACAGGGCAAGAAGCCTCAGTTTTAGCACTCACCGATGGGTTAACGATTCGCCCGCTACTACCTGCACAAGACCACAAACGTATCGGTGAAGGCGATACAGGAGAAAATACTGGTGGTATGGGAGTTTATGCACCTACACCAGTTGTCACGTCCGAGTTGATGGTAGAAATTGAAGCAAAAGTTTTACAGCCAGCGATCGCCACGCTCAAACAAAAAGGTATTGACTATCGCGGCGTTCTGTATGCTGGCTTAATGATTGCCCCTGATGGTAATTTTAAAGTCTTGGAATTCAACTGTCGCTTTGGCGATCCGGAAACTCAAGCTATTTTACCGCTCCTCGAAACACCCCTCGCAGAGTTATTACTTGCTTGTGTAGAACAGCGATTAGAGCAAATGCCACCAATCGCGTGGAAATCTGGTGCATCAGCTTGTGTCGTCCTCGCTGCGGGTGGCTACCCTGGAAGCTACGAAAAAGGAAAAGTCATTTCTGGCATCGATGCGGCAGAAGCTTTAGGCGCAAACGTCTTCCACGCAGGAACCAAACTCATACAAGCTAATGAGCAAAATAAACTCACCACTAGCCACTCACCACTAGCTACTCAACTCGTCACAAATGGCGGTCGAGTTCTCGGTGTTACGGGAATTGGCAAAAATTTCGAACAAGCGATCGCGCTTGCTTATCGGGGAGTTGATTGCATTCAATTCGAGAAAATGTACTATCGGCGTGACATTGGCTACCGAGTCAAATCAAAAGCTGTTAATTTTTAG
- a CDS encoding deoxyribodipyrimidine photo-lyase: protein MSDLVLFWHRRDLRISDNTGLVAARNKSQKVVGVFCLDPNILERDDVAAVRVTYMIGCLQALQQRYAEVGSQLLILHDNPTQAIPKLAAALNAQAVFWNWDVEPYSQKRDRAIIAALKEKGIQVLHENWDQILHSPDEIRTGSNQPYTVFTPFWRNWSSKPKAEPVATLQGVLGLTETEQEIAQQAGVIPLPTAKDLGFIWDRNLVLAPGEAAAQERLEEFSNKAIAEYKEQRNFPAVNGTSQLSAALKFGAIGIRTVWAATIAALENSRSDETDASIRAWQQELAWREFYQHAMYHFPELATGAYRAAFKNFPYENNKELFQAWCEGRTGYPIVDAAMRQMNESGWMHNRCRMIVANFLTKDLLIDPRLGEKYFYQRLIDGDLSANNGGWQWSASSGMDPKPVRIFNPASQAQKFDPEGEYIREWLPELRSVDTEYLLSGDIPAREREALGYPLPIVDHKQQQRQFKAIYAQQKAVGNG, encoded by the coding sequence ATGTCTGACCTCGTTTTATTTTGGCATCGTCGCGACTTGCGTATTTCCGATAATACTGGACTTGTTGCTGCAAGAAACAAAAGTCAAAAAGTCGTAGGCGTGTTTTGTCTCGATCCCAATATTCTCGAACGCGACGATGTAGCTGCTGTGCGCGTGACTTACATGATCGGTTGTTTGCAAGCCTTGCAACAGCGATATGCTGAAGTTGGCAGTCAACTTTTAATTCTACACGACAATCCAACGCAAGCTATCCCTAAACTTGCAGCAGCCCTCAACGCTCAAGCAGTGTTTTGGAATTGGGATGTTGAGCCGTATTCGCAAAAACGCGATCGCGCTATAATCGCAGCCTTAAAGGAAAAAGGAATTCAAGTTCTCCACGAAAACTGGGATCAAATTCTTCACTCTCCCGACGAAATTCGCACTGGTTCGAACCAGCCTTACACTGTATTTACTCCTTTCTGGCGCAACTGGAGTAGTAAACCTAAAGCTGAACCAGTAGCAACGCTACAAGGTGTCCTTGGCTTAACAGAGACAGAACAGGAAATTGCACAACAAGCAGGGGTAATCCCCCTTCCTACCGCTAAAGATTTAGGATTTATTTGGGATCGCAACTTAGTGCTTGCGCCTGGAGAAGCAGCAGCCCAAGAAAGGTTAGAAGAATTTAGCAATAAAGCGATCGCCGAGTACAAAGAACAGCGGAATTTCCCTGCCGTTAACGGGACATCGCAGCTCAGCGCCGCGCTTAAATTTGGTGCGATTGGTATTCGTACAGTTTGGGCAGCAACGATCGCTGCATTAGAAAATAGCCGCAGTGACGAAACCGATGCGAGTATCCGCGCTTGGCAACAAGAACTCGCATGGCGGGAATTCTACCAACACGCCATGTATCACTTCCCCGAACTCGCAACCGGAGCTTATCGTGCAGCTTTCAAAAACTTTCCCTACGAAAACAACAAAGAACTTTTTCAAGCTTGGTGCGAAGGTAGAACGGGCTACCCGATTGTCGATGCTGCAATGCGTCAGATGAACGAAAGCGGCTGGATGCATAACCGCTGTCGCATGATTGTCGCTAATTTTCTCACCAAAGATTTGTTAATCGATCCGCGCTTAGGCGAAAAATACTTTTATCAGCGACTCATTGATGGCGACTTATCTGCTAACAACGGTGGTTGGCAATGGAGTGCATCGAGTGGCATGGATCCCAAACCTGTACGCATCTTTAATCCTGCCAGTCAAGCCCAAAAATTTGACCCAGAAGGCGAATACATTCGCGAATGGTTGCCCGAATTGCGCTCGGTAGACACTGAATATTTACTGAGTGGTGATATTCCAGCCCGCGAAAGAGAAGCCCTCGGCTATCCGCTACCAATCGTCGATCACAAACAGCAACAAAGGCAATTTAAAGCAATTTATGCACAGCAAAAGGCAGTGGGTAATGGATAG
- a CDS encoding NUDIX hydrolase has product MSLKWLAWSQKLQAIAQTGITYTQNPYDIERYQQIRQIAAEIMATYARETPTYVYDLFSREEGYATPKVDVRGVVFHNDRILLVKEREDGYWTLPGGWVDIGESPSQAVIREVYEESGYQTQIVKLLAIYDRNHPRHNHPPIRHHVYKLFFQCQLTGGNAAESTETAGAAFFHEQEIPELSLTRVVPSQISRLFEHYRHPEWQADFD; this is encoded by the coding sequence ATGAGCCTAAAGTGGCTAGCATGGTCGCAAAAATTACAGGCGATCGCGCAGACCGGAATTACCTATACTCAAAATCCCTATGACATCGAGCGATATCAGCAAATACGTCAGATCGCTGCTGAAATTATGGCAACATATGCTCGTGAAACACCAACCTATGTTTACGACCTTTTTAGTCGAGAAGAAGGTTATGCAACTCCGAAAGTAGATGTCCGAGGCGTCGTTTTTCATAACGATCGAATTCTCTTGGTGAAAGAACGCGAAGACGGATACTGGACGTTACCAGGCGGATGGGTTGATATCGGAGAATCACCCAGTCAAGCAGTCATTCGCGAAGTTTATGAGGAGTCAGGTTATCAAACACAAATCGTTAAGCTGTTAGCAATATACGATCGCAATCATCCGCGTCACAATCATCCCCCTATACGCCATCACGTTTACAAACTTTTCTTTCAATGTCAACTTACGGGTGGAAATGCCGCAGAAAGTACAGAAACTGCAGGCGCAGCATTCTTTCACGAGCAAGAAATTCCAGAGCTTTCCCTTACTCGCGTAGTTCCTTCCCAAATCTCGCGGCTATTTGAGCATTATCGCCATCCCGAATGGCAAGCAGATTTTGATTAA
- a CDS encoding NUDIX hydrolase: protein MPPGQEPPQLLKQRLYYRGRKFDFEVSRLRLPNQAEGDWECIRHPGGALAVPVTPEGKLILLKQYRFAAQGRLLEFPAGTVELNEEPFETIQREIQEETGYRAHKWQKLGQFFLAPGYSDEVIYAFLAQELELLDEPPHQDVDEDIEIVLMSPQKLEQAILDGEAVDAKSISSFLLAKPFLS from the coding sequence ATGCCACCAGGTCAAGAACCTCCACAACTACTCAAACAGCGCCTCTACTATCGCGGACGTAAATTCGATTTTGAAGTGAGTCGTCTGCGCCTACCTAATCAAGCCGAAGGAGACTGGGAATGCATTCGTCATCCAGGAGGTGCTTTGGCTGTACCTGTTACTCCTGAAGGTAAGCTGATTCTTTTGAAACAATATCGTTTTGCAGCTCAAGGACGACTTTTAGAGTTTCCCGCAGGGACTGTAGAACTTAATGAAGAACCTTTCGAGACAATCCAACGAGAAATTCAAGAAGAAACAGGCTACCGCGCGCATAAATGGCAGAAATTGGGACAATTTTTTCTAGCGCCAGGCTATTCCGATGAAGTTATCTATGCTTTTTTGGCACAAGAGTTAGAATTACTCGACGAACCGCCGCATCAAGATGTTGATGAAGATATAGAAATCGTTTTAATGAGTCCACAAAAATTAGAACAAGCAATTTTAGACGGCGAAGCTGTTGATGCCAAATCAATTTCTAGCTTTTTACTCGCAAAACCATTTCTTAGTTAA
- the folK gene encoding 2-amino-4-hydroxy-6-hydroxymethyldihydropteridine diphosphokinase yields MTTNVLCAIALGSNLGDSLATVKAALDTLAATPDMSLVAQSSWYQTVAVGPPQPDFINGCAVLKVQMAPQQLLETLLSIEGEFGRVRHERWGPRSLDLDLLLYDGLILDTPTLQIPHPRMRERGFVLVPLAEIAPHWIDPVSGKAIAELVQAVDCSGIVRL; encoded by the coding sequence TTGACGACAAACGTGCTATGCGCGATCGCACTTGGTAGTAATTTAGGAGACTCGCTTGCTACGGTCAAAGCTGCGTTAGACACATTAGCAGCGACACCAGATATGAGCTTAGTAGCTCAATCAAGTTGGTATCAAACTGTTGCCGTTGGTCCTCCACAACCAGACTTTATTAACGGCTGTGCTGTATTGAAAGTACAAATGGCTCCCCAGCAGCTATTGGAAACTCTACTGTCGATAGAAGGTGAATTTGGTAGGGTACGACACGAACGTTGGGGACCGCGATCGCTCGATCTTGACTTGTTGCTTTATGATGGTTTAATTCTCGATACTCCTACCTTGCAAATTCCCCACCCACGAATGCGCGAGCGGGGCTTTGTACTCGTACCACTTGCCGAAATAGCCCCGCATTGGATCGATCCTGTATCAGGCAAAGCGATCGCCGAACTCGTTCAAGCTGTAGACTGTTCTGGTATTGTTCGTCTTTGA
- a CDS encoding transglycosylase domain-containing protein, translated as MPWFKEQDAISNTESAKKSNPSHQQPSRQKQLPRRKVVQTLNPSKQPWHRRQSLWLVGVGGSIIALGGIAVSIEQSLPKTSELFTVVREGTLTIKAADGTILQQTGPATREQLKLAEIPKPLIQAFIASEDRRFYQHNGIDYQGIARATVSNLRSANVVEGGSTITQQLARMLFLSQERTLWRKLKEIRLAQKIEANLTKEQILERYLNLVYLGEGAYGVADAAWVYFSKSVDRLTLPEMALIAGLAPAPSRYSPAINLAAAQQRRNLVLQRMREDRVLTSETATDAIATPINLNPSAPKRLQVTAPYFTTYIQKELPKYVAPEVIAAGGLIVETTLNPKWQNAAETAVKNTVTNNGRWQNFEQAALVAINPRNGEIRALVGGKDFGKNQFNRATQAQRQPGSTFKGFVYTAAIATGLSPYKSYQDAPFIVEGYEPQNYSREFRGWLTMRDALTSSINTVAVKVMMDVGFEPVINLARQMGIKSELKPMYSLALGSSEVNLLELTSAYGTLATQGIHVEPYGIRRVLNRSGEVLYSTTPQPKRVLDPGSAAISTWMLQNVVQSGTGRPASLNRPVAGKTGTSDESRDLWFVGYIPQLVAGVWLGNDNNEPTWGNSGTAAATWRQFMTVAVEDMPVEDFPERPSLSGRKGSIKAQPIKPKQISSGRLPRSRRDLLKSNADFNNNRPRRRYRRYQQEVVTAEPTRRSRRRRDERPAATSQRSNNAPRQSPPSPQSQERLRERLRNLRQSSTLQSQEPPTQTSRQSTAGSYVVPTKE; from the coding sequence ATGCCTTGGTTCAAGGAACAAGACGCGATCAGTAATACTGAATCAGCAAAAAAGAGCAATCCCAGCCATCAGCAACCATCTAGGCAAAAGCAACTTCCCCGCCGGAAGGTTGTCCAAACCCTGAATCCGAGCAAGCAACCCTGGCACCGTCGTCAATCGCTATGGTTAGTAGGTGTCGGTGGAAGTATAATCGCCTTAGGAGGAATCGCAGTTTCCATTGAGCAGAGCTTACCAAAAACATCTGAACTTTTTACTGTAGTCCGCGAAGGGACTCTCACAATTAAAGCTGCTGATGGTACTATTTTGCAACAAACTGGACCTGCAACGCGCGAACAACTCAAATTAGCAGAAATTCCCAAACCATTGATTCAAGCGTTTATTGCTTCAGAAGATCGCCGCTTTTATCAGCACAACGGCATCGATTACCAAGGAATTGCTAGGGCAACAGTGTCTAACTTACGCTCAGCCAATGTTGTGGAAGGCGGTAGTACAATTACACAACAACTCGCTCGGATGCTATTTCTAAGTCAAGAGCGCACGCTGTGGCGCAAGCTGAAAGAAATCCGATTAGCACAGAAAATCGAAGCAAATTTAACAAAAGAGCAGATATTAGAGCGCTATCTCAATTTGGTGTATTTGGGAGAAGGCGCATATGGCGTTGCTGATGCCGCTTGGGTGTATTTTAGCAAATCAGTCGATCGGCTAACGTTACCAGAAATGGCACTGATTGCGGGTTTAGCACCTGCACCCAGTCGCTACTCGCCCGCGATTAATCTTGCAGCAGCGCAACAGCGACGTAACTTAGTTTTGCAGCGAATGCGCGAAGATCGGGTGTTGACTTCTGAAACTGCAACAGATGCGATCGCAACTCCAATTAACCTCAATCCTAGCGCGCCTAAGCGCCTACAAGTCACCGCGCCCTACTTTACGACTTACATTCAGAAAGAACTACCGAAGTACGTTGCACCAGAGGTCATCGCAGCAGGCGGCTTAATTGTGGAGACAACGTTAAATCCCAAGTGGCAAAATGCGGCAGAAACCGCTGTCAAAAACACTGTTACAAATAACGGTAGATGGCAGAACTTTGAGCAAGCGGCGTTGGTAGCGATAAATCCACGCAACGGTGAAATTCGCGCATTAGTCGGCGGTAAGGATTTTGGCAAAAATCAATTTAATCGTGCAACTCAAGCACAGCGCCAACCAGGATCGACATTTAAAGGATTTGTTTATACAGCAGCGATCGCAACAGGTTTATCTCCTTATAAGTCCTACCAAGATGCTCCGTTCATTGTGGAAGGATACGAACCGCAAAACTATAGCCGCGAGTTTCGCGGTTGGCTCACAATGCGCGATGCACTTACAAGTTCCATCAACACGGTTGCAGTTAAAGTAATGATGGATGTTGGCTTCGAGCCAGTGATTAATCTGGCGCGCCAAATGGGTATCAAATCCGAATTAAAACCAATGTACTCGCTAGCGCTGGGTTCGTCTGAAGTTAACTTACTCGAATTGACAAGCGCCTATGGAACGCTAGCAACGCAAGGGATACACGTAGAACCGTACGGAATCCGCCGGGTTCTCAATCGAAGTGGGGAAGTTCTCTACAGTACAACACCTCAACCAAAGCGAGTTTTAGACCCTGGTAGTGCGGCGATTTCAACCTGGATGCTACAAAATGTCGTTCAATCAGGGACAGGACGTCCTGCGTCTTTAAATCGTCCTGTTGCTGGAAAAACGGGAACTTCAGACGAATCGCGCGATTTGTGGTTTGTCGGCTATATTCCGCAACTTGTTGCTGGAGTGTGGCTTGGTAACGATAACAATGAACCAACGTGGGGTAATAGCGGTACTGCGGCGGCGACCTGGCGGCAATTTATGACGGTGGCTGTAGAAGATATGCCAGTGGAAGACTTTCCCGAACGTCCAAGTTTATCAGGGCGCAAAGGTAGTATCAAAGCCCAGCCCATTAAACCCAAGCAAATTTCTTCCGGTAGACTACCGCGATCGCGCCGCGATTTGCTCAAAAGCAATGCTGATTTTAACAACAATCGTCCTCGCCGACGTTATCGCAGGTACCAACAAGAGGTAGTTACCGCCGAACCCACCAGGCGATCGCGTCGTCGCCGTGACGAACGCCCAGCAGCAACCTCTCAAAGAAGTAACAACGCTCCCAGACAATCACCACCATCACCGCAATCACAAGAAAGACTGCGCGAACGCTTACGCAACCTCCGCCAGTCTAGCACCCTGCAAAGCCAAGAGCCACCCACTCAAACCAGTAGACAATCCACAGCGGGGTCTTACGTTGTCCCAACTAAGGAGTAA
- the psb35 gene encoding photosystem II assembly protein Psb35, whose amino-acid sequence MEILMQATAATDNVPHFPVAATAAIVVGFIAATTIGSIAWYNSKRPVGWEDKKRPDIVPEVKKEETPGIGEPKS is encoded by the coding sequence ATGGAAATCCTCATGCAAGCAACAGCAGCAACAGATAACGTTCCTCACTTTCCCGTTGCTGCTACCGCAGCTATTGTTGTTGGCTTTATCGCTGCTACTACAATTGGTTCGATTGCTTGGTACAATTCGAAGCGCCCCGTTGGTTGGGAAGATAAAAAGCGTCCTGATATCGTACCAGAAGTGAAAAAAGAAGAAACACCAGGTATTGGCGAACCAAAATCCTAA
- a CDS encoding TerB family tellurite resistance protein, with protein sequence MPEEKASIKKLVKILIGAAWLDGRIQPEEREYLHQVATEKDVAADPEIQPLLNELKTVQPTECYEWIKEYLGEHPGSEAYQELLEAISGLIYRDGEVATEEARLLTKLQSLDTTDSSPQGAYSSVLKGIQTLYRRWVSSQS encoded by the coding sequence ATGCCAGAAGAAAAAGCTAGTATCAAAAAATTAGTAAAAATCCTCATTGGGGCTGCTTGGCTCGATGGCAGAATTCAGCCTGAAGAAAGAGAATATTTACATCAAGTAGCGACTGAGAAGGATGTGGCTGCCGATCCAGAAATTCAGCCTTTACTTAACGAACTCAAGACGGTGCAGCCAACAGAATGCTATGAGTGGATAAAGGAGTATTTAGGAGAGCACCCTGGTTCTGAAGCTTATCAAGAGTTGCTAGAAGCTATCAGTGGCTTGATTTACCGCGATGGAGAAGTAGCAACTGAAGAAGCACGGCTTCTCACTAAACTGCAATCACTAGACACAACAGACAGTTCTCCTCAAGGAGCTTACTCTAGCGTACTCAAGGGGATTCAAACGCTCTACCGGCGTTGGGTTAGTAGCCAAAGCTAA